One part of the candidate division TA06 bacterium B3_TA06 genome encodes these proteins:
- a CDS encoding inositol-3-phosphate synthase codes for MSKIRVAIIGVGNCASSLVQGVYYYRNAKEGEIIPGIMHVNLGGYHISDIEFSLGIDIDKRKVGRDLSQAIYTYPNNTQVFAKVPKSGIRVVRGMVHDGLGKYLSQIITKAPGNTADIPRLLRETKTDVVVNFLPVGSEEATKWYVEQALDAGCAFVNGIPVFIASGGYWPERFSSKGLPVLGDDVKSQVGATIVHRVLTTLFHERGVRLLRTSQLNVGGNTDFLNMLERERLESKKISKTRAVTSMLPYDMGSENVHVGPSDYVPWLADRKWCHLRMEGQTFGDVPLNLELKLEVWDSPNSAGVMIDAIRCVKLALNHGLKGAIVAPSSYFFKSPPRQYPDYVARRRTEAYIRRYARKQKKRA; via the coding sequence ATGAGTAAGATTCGTGTTGCGATCATCGGGGTGGGCAACTGCGCGAGCTCGCTTGTCCAAGGCGTTTACTACTACCGCAACGCGAAGGAAGGTGAGATAATCCCGGGGATCATGCATGTGAACCTTGGGGGTTACCACATCTCGGATATAGAGTTCTCACTGGGCATAGATATCGACAAGCGTAAGGTAGGCAGGGATTTATCGCAGGCGATATACACATATCCTAACAACACCCAGGTGTTTGCCAAGGTTCCCAAGTCGGGTATCAGGGTGGTGAGAGGTATGGTCCACGACGGTCTGGGGAAGTATCTTTCACAGATCATCACCAAGGCGCCTGGCAACACTGCGGACATCCCACGTCTTCTGCGTGAGACCAAGACCGATGTGGTGGTCAACTTCCTTCCCGTAGGATCAGAGGAGGCAACCAAGTGGTATGTTGAGCAGGCACTTGATGCAGGCTGTGCATTCGTTAACGGAATCCCTGTTTTTATCGCCTCAGGCGGTTACTGGCCTGAGAGGTTCAGCTCCAAGGGGCTGCCAGTCCTTGGCGACGATGTCAAGTCCCAGGTAGGTGCCACCATCGTCCACCGTGTGCTTACTACCCTGTTCCACGAACGCGGGGTGAGGCTTCTTCGAACCAGCCAGCTTAACGTGGGCGGCAACACCGACTTTTTAAACATGCTCGAGCGCGAGCGCCTGGAGTCAAAAAAGATCTCAAAGACCCGTGCAGTGACATCCATGCTGCCCTACGATATGGGCTCAGAGAATGTGCATGTGGGTCCCTCCGACTACGTTCCCTGGCTTGCCGATAGAAAATGGTGCCACCTGCGGATGGAGGGTCAGACCTTCGGTGACGTGCCTTTGAACCTTGAGCTCAAGCTTGAGGTCTGGGACTCGCCCAACTCGGCAGGTGTGATGATAGATGCCATCCGCTGCGTCAAACTCGCTTTAAATCATGGGCTTAAGGGTGCGATTGTAGCCCCTTCAAGCTACTTCTTCAAATCCCCGCCGCGTCAGTATCCGGATTACGTTGCCCGCCGCAGGACCGAGGCCTATATCCGCAGGTACGCTCGCAAGCAGAAGAAAAGAGCTTGA
- the tmk gene encoding dTMP kinase: MRRGVFIVFEGIEGSGKSTQAQLLADALERKGVNVDFSREPGGSEVAERIRAVLLNSELEEMHPRTELLLYLAARVEHVAKRIRRKLFADKAVVISDRYTLSTLAYQAGGRELDTKRVARLCKFASGGLEPDLTVLVDLDVKEAFARLDRPHDRLEQAGLGFHRRVREAYLAFARRAPRKIRVFNGAKEKMMLHEEIKGVALDLLKSKGIL, translated from the coding sequence ATGAGGAGGGGTGTGTTCATAGTATTCGAGGGGATAGAGGGTTCGGGCAAGTCGACCCAGGCCCAGCTTTTGGCCGATGCGCTGGAGAGGAAGGGAGTCAATGTCGACTTTAGCCGGGAGCCAGGGGGAAGCGAGGTGGCAGAGCGGATACGCGCGGTGCTTTTGAACTCGGAGCTTGAGGAGATGCACCCGCGCACAGAGTTGTTGCTTTACCTTGCGGCGCGTGTCGAGCATGTGGCCAAGCGCATTCGTCGCAAGTTGTTTGCAGACAAGGCGGTTGTAATTTCGGACCGCTACACACTCTCCACCCTCGCCTATCAGGCGGGTGGACGCGAGCTCGATACGAAGCGAGTAGCCAGGCTTTGTAAGTTCGCCTCAGGCGGACTGGAGCCTGATCTTACGGTGCTTGTCGATCTCGATGTGAAAGAGGCTTTTGCACGACTGGATAGGCCTCACGATCGCCTGGAGCAGGCCGGTTTGGGGTTTCACCGGAGGGTGCGCGAGGCCTATCTTGCGTTCGCACGACGCGCACCGCGCAAGATCCGCGTCTTTAACGGCGCGAAGGAGAAGATGATGCTGCATGAAGAGATCAAAGGGGTCGCCTTAGACCTTTTGAAAAGTAAGGGGATATTATGA